One Candidatus Delongbacteria bacterium genomic window, GTCTATTATTAAAAATGTTCCATATATTTTTATAAATATACAAGGCTGGATACTATGAGTGGAGAGATAAAGAAGAGATACTATAAGTATGGGGATTATATTTTCAGGCAAGGAGATACCTCGGACGATATTTATTTTATTAGAAACGGAAGAGTTAAACTTTTTGTATCTGATGAAACTGGTGAGGTAATCAATGAAAAGATAGTATATCCTGAGATGGTTTTTGGAGAAATGGATTTTATAATGGAGAGAAAACGAAATGTTTCTGCAATAGCTATTGATGAAGTTGAAGTGGATTATCTTGACCCGAGATCTTTTTCAAGTCTTTATGAGTTAGCTATGGGAAGAATGCTAAAGCCAATAATTCAAAATCTTGCATCAAGGTTAAGATTTCTAGAATCAAATTATAAAGTTTTACCTAATCCAAATGATGATCTGACTGCTGAATGTGAAGATTATATGTTTCAACTTATACCAATTACTTCAAAAGCAAAATTTGCATTGAATGGGCATGATAATTATTATTTTTCAAAAATTCCGTTTAATATTGGTCGATTTTCTGGTAGAAGATCTGATCATCTATTTTATAATAATGATCTCTATCTGCAAGATACTCAACCCTATAATATTTCATTATCACATTTATCTATAATTCAGATGGATGATGAAATAGCAATAATAGATAATGGAAGCTCTTTTGGCTTCTACATAAACGGAATTAATATAGGTGCGTCTCAATCAAATTCATATTTTAAAAAAATAAAAGAAGGTGAGAATATAATAATATTAGGTAAAAAAAATTCGGAGCTAGAGTTCAAACTATATATGACTCGGAAAAAATAACAATAATTTAAACTATCAAACTCATTTTAATTTTTAGTTGTGTTCTTAAACATGAGGTTGTATTTTTCATCAGATTATTAAAATTTAAAATATGGAGGATAAATGATTGATCTTAGTGTAACCTACATGGGTTTAAAATTAAAAAATCCTGTAATCGTAGGAAGTTGTGGACTTACAAATGATGTTGAAGAGATAAAAAAACTTGAAAAGAATGGTGCTGCTGCAATTGTACTAAAATCATTATTTGAAGAGCAAATTCTTAATGAAGCTGATAGTTATACTCCTCCATCAGAGATGGTTGGTCACTATCCTGAAGCTTATGATTATCTGACTAATTTTTCAAAAGATTTTGAGCTTAACAAATATCTTGATTTCATTAGAAAATGTAAAAAAGAAGTATCAATACCTGTAATAGCTAGTATAAACTGTGTTTCTACAGAAGAGTGGATTCATTTTGCTCAAGAAATCGAGAAGGCTGGAGCTGATGCTTTGGAGTTAAATGTTTTTGTATTACCTACAGAACTTAGAGCAACTGGAGCAGAAAATGAAAAATTTTACTTTAATTTGGCCGACAAAGTTAAAAAAATTGTAAAACTTCCTGTTTCGTTAAAAGTAAGTTATTTCTTTTCAAGTTTAGGAAATAGTCTTCAAAGGTTATCAATTTCAGGTATAAATTCATTAGTTCTATTCAATAGATTTTACTCACCAGATATTAACATTGAAACAGAAGAAATTGTTTCATCTCATATATTAAGTACTGAAAATGAGATATCGATACCTCTAAAATGGATTGGATATCTTTCTTCCACTTCTGGTTGTGATCTTTGTGCATCTACAGGTATTCACAATGGAAAGGGCGTTGTAAAAGCTTTGCTTGCTGGTGCCTCTGCTGTTCAAATTGTTTCCTCACTTTATCTTCATGGAAATGAATATATTTCAAAAATACTTACGGATATAGAAGATTGGATGAAATCAAAGAATTATCATACAGTTTCTGATTTTAAAGGTAAATTGGCAAGAAATGCAGATCAAAATCCTGCTGCTTATGAAAGAGTTCAGTTCATGAAATATTTTGGTGAATATAAGAGATAAAAATAAAACCCGGTTGTACTGGGTTTTATTATTTTATTAATTTTTAATACAATTTATACTTTAGATCTTATTACCATACTTTTGAAATTTATCAAATAAATTATAGGGAATGTAATTTATTTTAGTGCATTTTACAGTTTGAACCAGCCCCAACATCACTTCAGTAAAATTCCTCTATTGATGGTGTCATATTGTTGAGGTCATAGTTATGGAAAAGGATAAGATTTTCACTTCTATCGATATCGCAGAGCACATCACCAAAGCCTTATTAAACCTCGCTTCTAAAAAATTGTATTGACGTTATTTACAATAAATCTCTTCATTCCTGCCACGAATAAAAAAATTAAATACGGTAGAATATCAGATGGATTTTTGTTTCTCTTCAAGAAACTTAACCCAAGTTGAAAAAAACTATAAACAAAATGATATAAAACTCACTTTTTTTTAATGCTTTTTGACATCTCTATTCGCCTATCTAATGAAATAATAATACAAGTGTTTTGCAATACGAATTGGTTGTGACCCATAAATGTGTTTTTATGTTGACAATGTGTTGATGTTTTTGTATATTGCTTTTTATGTATATAAGAAAAGTAGATAA contains:
- a CDS encoding dihydroorotate dehydrogenase-like protein, whose protein sequence is MDLSVTYMGLKLKNPVIVGSCGLTNDVEEIKKLEKNGAAAIVLKSLFEEQILNEADSYTPPSEMVGHYPEAYDYLTNFSKDFELNKYLDFIRKCKKEVSIPVIASINCVSTEEWIHFAQEIEKAGADALELNVFVLPTELRATGAENEKFYFNLADKVKKIVKLPVSLKVSYFFSSLGNSLQRLSISGINSLVLFNRFYSPDINIETEEIVSSHILSTENEISIPLKWIGYLSSTSGCDLCASTGIHNGKGVVKALLAGASAVQIVSSLYLHGNEYISKILTDIEDWMKSKNYHTVSDFKGKLARNADQNPAAYERVQFMKYFGEYKR
- a CDS encoding cyclic nucleotide-binding domain-containing protein, producing MSGEIKKRYYKYGDYIFRQGDTSDDIYFIRNGRVKLFVSDETGEVINEKIVYPEMVFGEMDFIMERKRNVSAIAIDEVEVDYLDPRSFSSLYELAMGRMLKPIIQNLASRLRFLESNYKVLPNPNDDLTAECEDYMFQLIPITSKAKFALNGHDNYYFSKIPFNIGRFSGRRSDHLFYNNDLYLQDTQPYNISLSHLSIIQMDDEIAIIDNGSSFGFYINGINIGASQSNSYFKKIKEGENIIILGKKNSELEFKLYMTRKK